CGACCACGTCTGCCTGTCGCAGGGCGGCGAGATCACGGAGCAGCCCGCCGGGTCGACCGTCCGAGAGCGACTGCGTGACGATGGGCCGCCCCTGATCGAGCCTGCCGTGGAACCAGCTCGTGTTGCTCAGTAGGCGAAGCGCTGGCATCGCATCAACCCCGGGGCGCCGTCTCGACCGAGCGCTCGTTAGGGGGCTCGATGGGGGCGTCGATGGGGGCGTCGATGGGGGCGTCGATGGGTGGCGTTGTCGCACCGCGGTGTGTGGTCCAGTCGAGCTGACTCGTCAAGAAGCGCCAGAGTCCCGCGATGGCCGCGGCGTTGAGCACGACAAAGGTGTGGCAGAGGCGGGTGAGCCGTCCGCCGCTGGAGCGGCGCCACTGCGCCCACGTCGCCAGAGCGTAGATCGCGAGCTGCGCGAGCAGCGTCAGCGCATACCATGCGCGACCTCCGCCGCTCGAGCCGAGCATCGCCGTGTTGGTGAGCAGGAGCAGCAGCAGGGCGAAGGGGCAGACCAGGCGCAAGAGCTTGTGGGAGAGCAACTGAAAGAGCAGACGATTGCGTCGCGGGTTGAGCAGCCCCGGGAGCTGCCACAGCAACTGGTAGTTTCCGGCGAGCGTGCGCGCCTTGCGCGCGAACTCCCCGGCCAGGGGCGCCTCGTCATCGCTGACCTGGGCCGCTGGCTCGAGCACGACGCGATAGCCGCGAAGGGCGATCTGCAGCGGCGTGAAGACATCATCGAGCAGGCAGCTCGCGGGCAGTCGGCGAAAGAGCGCACGGCGGATGCCGTAGAAGGCCCCGGTGGCGCCGACCGTCGAGTCCACTGCGCTTTCCGCGCGCCGCAAGGCGCGTTCATAGCGCCAGTAGAGCCCCGGGCCCTGCGTGCTGGGCAGGGCGAGGTCGCCGCTGACCGCCCCGACGCGCGGATCGGCAAAAGCCAACAGGAGCGCACGCAGCGCGGGTGCGGCGAGGCGCTGGCGGACATCGCAGAAGACGACGATCTCGCCCCGCGCGCGGGCGACGCCCTGGTTGAGCGCCGACGGCTTTCCCTCCCGTGCGGCGAGCGCGGTCAGCAGCACACCGCGGTCAGCGTAAGCGGCGGCGATTGCGGCGGTCGCGTCAGTCGAGCCGTCGCTGACCACGATCAGCTCGCGCTTGTCGACCGGATAGTCGAGGGCCAGCAGGTTCTCGAGCTTGGTGGCGAGCTGGCGCTCTTCGTTATAGGCGGCGAGCACGATCGAGACCGAGGGCTGGTAGGGACCTCTGCGTGGCGGTCGTGGTCGCAGTCGCGCCCAAAGGAGCAGGAGCGCGGGGTAGCCAACGTAGGTGTAGCCGACCAGCAGCAGCGCTGCCCAGTAGACCAGACCGCAGACGATGAAGGGGAGGTCGGGAAACAC
The Pseudomonadota bacterium DNA segment above includes these coding regions:
- a CDS encoding glycosyltransferase, which encodes MFPDLPFIVCGLVYWAALLLVGYTYVGYPALLLLWARLRPRPPRRGPYQPSVSIVLAAYNEERQLATKLENLLALDYPVDKRELIVVSDGSTDATAAIAAAYADRGVLLTALAAREGKPSALNQGVARARGEIVVFCDVRQRLAAPALRALLLAFADPRVGAVSGDLALPSTQGPGLYWRYERALRRAESAVDSTVGATGAFYGIRRALFRRLPASCLLDDVFTPLQIALRGYRVVLEPAAQVSDDEAPLAGEFARKARTLAGNYQLLWQLPGLLNPRRNRLLFQLLSHKLLRLVCPFALLLLLLTNTAMLGSSGGGRAWYALTLLAQLAIYALATWAQWRRSSGGRLTRLCHTFVVLNAAAIAGLWRFLTSQLDWTTHRGATTPPIDAPIDAPIDAPIEPPNERSVETAPRG